The sequence ATTTCTTGATGAGCCGCCTTCAGCAGGAgatgcacggcggcagccctAGTGCCAcgggcagcaccggcaccactCAGCAGCCCGCAGCGTGTGCGGGGAGGCTGCCCGCGCTAGGTGCCCCCGCTTCAGGCGCGGATTCCCTTGACATCGGCATCATCGTCGTGGACACGATGTGTCGTCCACGCGTGCTGATCCACTCACGGAATCCGCAGTTTGCCTTGCAGTATGAcgagcaggaggaggtgctgcgtgcgAAGCGACGAGAgttggaggaggcgagggtggagctgcagcggaaggcgaaggcggcagcTGTGCTAGGCGAGGCCGCGGGGGAGGCACAGGACGCCGGGCCGGCAAGCGTGCCGGATACGGCCAAGCCGCGGGAAGCCGTGCAACCCATTGTTGATCGGGCTGCGCCAACCCAGGCCGTGGACTTGGCCCACTCTTCTCCAACGCCAGCGAAGGGGGTGGTTGGGCTGGACGACGTTGACGACGAGGAGATATCAGCGTTATGCCACAGAAACTCGGTCAAAATCGAAGACTTCATGTTCGAGGACGATAGCGACGAGGGTGGCGAAGATGACGAGGCGAGCGGCACCGAGCAGATTTCAACACCCGAGTCCGCCTTCAAGGCGGGTGGAGTCGCGATATCACAAAGCTGCACAGCCTCCAGCGCCGAGGCGCGCTTCTACGCCAacgtgctgcaggagcaggctgccggcgtcggcgaggtGAGTGCTTCGAGCACCGTGTCATCCACGGAGACCTCCGTGGCCGTATCACCGGTGATCAAgagtgctgccgcgccgggaagcagcagcaacatcgcagctgctgcatctgATGAGCAAAGTTCTAGCGTCATCAGCGATGCCCCGCACGGTGGCACCACGATGGCAGCGGCCCCGCCCGAGGTGCAGGACCTGGAGTCGCTGGTTGACGAGTTTACCGCCTTCTACAGAAGAGCGTTTGAGCTGCAACAGCGCGTTGCGGAGCTTGAGGCGGAGCTGAAGAGGCCGAAGTCGACTGCTCGttcgtcgtcgccgttgtcGTTGCCAGTGGCAACAGAAGCCTCGGACGCCGGTGTGCATGAGTTGGTGCAGCAGATGCTCAAGGCGGTGGAGCTGTCGCCATCAGCTGAGGTGCGCGCTGCACTTACGCCGATGCTGACAAACGCCGCGTCCACCGCGCCGGCAACGGCCACAGCTtcggtggtgctgcaggcaTTTCACGAAGCTCTGCGAATTGCAGCGCAGACCAACCGTGCGGGAGGAAGAGCGAACGCTGCTCCAAAACAATAAAACAAAGGTGGACCCAATCAGAGAAGCAGGCCGAGGAGCGTGTATGCGCACTTTTATGTGTGCGCaaacatatatatgtgtatgtgtgtatatgcgTGTAAGGGTGCCGTGCCGTGTGCTGGCGTTTGAAGAAAAAGgaacgtgcgtgtgtgctcgtgtgtggcGAACCCCTCACCCACATCGCTGTCTCTCCAGTCTGCATCTCTTGCATTTCCatgatatatatatatatatatgtattaCCATGTTTGCATTGTTTTTTCGTCTGATGAGTGGGCGGCGATTTTACGCTGTCTTTGCGGGACGCTTGATCGATGGTGTtatgcgtttgtgtgcttgtatatatatatgtgtgtgtgtgtgtgacgtgCGGTGCCGTCATTCCCCTTCGGATTTGTGTGCTGGCCTGCTTTGTTGCCATTCTGTTTGTTGTGTGCTCTCAATCAGTTCGTAGCTTGCACTTCATGTATCTTACTCTCTGGATCCTAACCCATATGTTTGGCGTACCGGTTCGtgcggggtggtggcggtggggggCGGGGATCAGTTGACGGGTGTATCGCtgtgcgagcgtgtgtgcgtgtgtgaccAGAGATGTAACCATCGATGCCTACGAACAGTTGAATGAGGAGAAATACAGGGCGCATGATCGAGGTGGAGAGAAGTCGCGCGGGTGCTGGCCGAGGTTCTGCCCGGCCAccgaaaaagagaaaagagtATTCATTTCCCCCGCCTTTTCCCCCTCGCTCATATGTGCATGGGCGCATAAATCAGTTATCCTTCTGCTTTCTAACACCCGCCCCGCTCCCCTGACtcactgacacacacacacacatacacagacagATACAttttttttattttgttTCTTCACCTTCATCAATAAACAAACAAGAAATTCGAGAAAACGCGATAAATCCCAAAACGCAAACCCTATTTCGTCAGGTACACGCTTAAAACTCAGGCCACCTTGCAAACTTtaacccccctcccccccaaaTTGAATAACGACACAGAAATGGTGCGACCAAAACgtgaaaacaaaaaagtGGCGGCGAACActgccgcttctgcaggCAGGCCGTGGGTGAGGTCGTTGGCTCTTTCATTATCGATTTGTCTGTGTGCTGTGGAGAGAGAAACTGCTTGTAGGCCAGCTGTTAACGCCGACCTGTGAGCAAGCGAATCGGCACATCGATAAGCACCGCAAACCTCTTGTTTCGGTAGTTTTTCGTCGTGCTCTGGAGTTTACATCACAGAGCAGATGCCCTTGCGCTGAAAGGGGGCTACAGTGCATTTTTCGAAGACAAGGGTGAGAGGGCAGCAAGCAACTGACGGCACAGTGCTcatcttctctcttgccttcAGGCTCCGTGGCTGACTGGCGaccatcgcagcagcagccatccACGCTGGCATTGATTTCTACGGGCTCATCATCATCCTTTTGGATTcccttcctttttctttggaCTCCTCGCTCTCGTTTGGTGGTTGGGGCAGTATTATGACGCGGTAGCAATAGCGGATCCTCCTgtctccccttccccgctCACTCCTTCTCTCCTGTACACTCCGCACCACACAGGGCAACGCTCGGGCGTGCATGTTTTTCACTGCTCTTCCCTGTGCCTGGTGGTTGAAGAGGTGTGCGAGCGCATGAGCGGGTACGCGTGTGAGTGGGTATAGGTGTGTGTTCGCGCAGAGACTGACCTCTCGTAACTCGTACCCGAAAagccttcctcctccaccacaccCCACCCGGTAACCCTACTTCCTTACAAGCTCCAAACTAAAATCGACAGTCCCGAGCTGCATTCCAAGGCGTACAAGCGCCGCGACGACAGCAGGGCTTGTTTACTCTCTCGGCTTCTCTGCTCTGCATTCCCCCTGTCTGTTCTTTCCACCCTTTCGTACTGGAAAAACATGAACATGCAGGGACTCTCGAAGGATCTGCAGCTGTACATCAGCGGTCATCGCGGCCGCCCAGCACTCATCTACGAGCCGAGGACGAGCCTTGTCGAGCCCTCCCTTCTGCAACTGTTCGAGGCGTGCAACTGCGACGCGGAAACGACAGCCTTTCTTATCCGCTCCCGAAACATGAGCGTGTGGAAGCTGATGTTGGCGGActtcctctctgtctttctttcgcgcaccaccgcgcaaGGCATGGTCGGACGTGGTATGATGTTCGTGTACTCGACGGAGCAGATCCGGCGCTTGCTGCGACCGCTGCAAGCGCCACTCGTGTCCCCGCTGCCACCGGACTTCCAGTTCGATAGCCTCCTCGacatcggcgccggcgatggcggcgtgACGGCAAATATCGCCCCTCTATTCAAGAAGGTGTACGTGACGGAGTTTTCGGCATcgatgcggtggcggctgcgtcgccgcggctacgaggtgctgccgcaTGATGACCCCTTTCACATGAACACTGCGGTGAGGCTGCTGGACCGCCGCTACTTTGATGTGATCGCGTGCAACAACGTGCTCGACCGCGCTGACATGCCAGAGACACTCCTGCGGGAGATGCGGGACTCGCTCAAGCCTAACGGCCTCCTGGTGCTCGCAGTCGTTCTGCCATGGTGCCCGTTCGTCGAGGACGGCCCGCGGCAGAAGAGGCCCAGCGAGATTCTCCCAATGCAGGGCGGGGagtgctgccgcggtgcctCCTTCGAGCAGTCCATGTCGAAGTTGGTCGAGAACGTGCTGGTGCCAATGGGCTTCGAGGTCGTTCGCTGGACCAGGCTCCCCTACCTATGTGAGGGCAACCTCCGCATCGAGTATGCAGTGCTAAACGACGCCGTGTTTATCCTGCGTAAGAGAGGTGATGTCGAGAGCCGTGCGTAGTCTTTgccctttctccctctcctttctctcccctgTACTCACGCCCCCTCTCTGATTCGTAGGATGCACAGCgcgagagcggcggtgaCATCCTTGCTTCAACGCCTCTGTGTGCCCCCTGCCGgtgcgtttttctttttttctctgctcttctcctttcgcTGGCCCGGATGacgcggggagggagggaggaagggggccaCACACCGCTCAGTGCGTCGCATCGTCAGGGTCCCGCACGACCCACCATTGCGGGGCGACGCCGAGCAGCTCCCCTATGCCCCTGcccaatgccgagccgcctctGGTGGGGGCTGAATCAGGCACCCGTACGCCATGGGGAGGACAGAGCGgctcatcgctgctgatgccggcagTGGGGCCCtggacggtgctgcggcggagcgacCTGAAAGGCCGCGTGTGGGCGGGCAGAGTTTGGGGCAGGGGGCGGTGGTCTCAggtgactgagtcggcgcatttgGTGTACCGGGCGTGTctctcgcgctgcttcgcacgacgcggatggggggcctgtggcagggcctAGCGTAGGCTGGCGTGTGACTTATTCCGCACGGCGGAGAACGGACACGCGTTGGAGGCAAGCGCGGAGCGGAATGCACAGCATGAGAACGCCTGCTTACGTTGCTCCTTCTCcgtttgtttttttttctccgttCTTTTCactgcgctgcctcgccgGGAGTGTGATGTATCGAAAAGCAGGCGTCGCGTGGACTCCGGCTCTCCTTCTTCTCTGTCGATGGTTTTGTTTTCACGCTgtcctcccccctttcccctccttCGACCCCGTGTCTCCATCGACCGTCTTGTTGCTTGCCTTGTGCTGTAACTATATATATTTATTTTttcgtgtgtctgtgcgtatcttgcgcacacgcacgctctgccgcccccctccttttttGCTATCGTCGTTGCTGTCATCAGCGTCTCCATGCATCCATCATCCGACAcctctttcttcctctccctctccacaccCTCGCGACATACGCATACCACGCAAAGGTGAGGGCGAGGCAAacgcgaggaggacgggggATGTTGCGACGCTGAAGGGAGCGAGAGTGAACCTGCAAGAGTgagcgagtgtgtgtgtgtattttGGTGTGCATgagaagaaagcgagagggagcgggaggtggtggcagaGACAGCCCTACGCGTAGACATCCGCTCTATCGTCGTCTTCTCACTGTTCCCTTCCGTTGCCTGCTCTCGTTAGAcctgccccctctccctttttcttccAGGTCCCGCACCTCGAATTTTGGTTTTGCATGTTTTGCATGTTTTGCATGTTTTGcactttttctttttttttgcatcGCTGGGTGAGCCAGACAGAACAACAACGCAGCCAAGAACGAAAGAACAACTGAAGTCCGGATATACTGCACGCATGGACATGCACGCAAGAGTTTTAGCAgcgttgcgtgtgtgtgtgtttgctcCTTGTTACTGATACGTCCGCCTCTCGCCTTTCCTCTCCCCGGACGATTGCTTCATCTTCCTCTCGCCTTCGATGCTCATTCCCTATTCTGCTCGCACTCTCGATCAGTGCAGCTTCGCGTCTATAAACGCGTCATATGCCCCTGCGAACatgtcttcctctctctctctgtgtgcagTATTGCCGTCTCTTCGTTCACCTGGTCACACCTCTATCGCCGCATCAGCGACACACCTTACGGAGGCAGTACGGGACGTGGGGGCGGGGCAAGAGAATGGGACCGACCGGGGCGTTatggagaggagagcgggagGCCGGGAGTTAGCAGAGGGAGCAGGAGCACACATGCACCGGCACCAAAGCCGAACACGAAAGGCGTGGGCCATTTGCTGAGAAAGGTGAAACGAaaagcgacggcagcacaaACTGCAGGTGCAACGCtatgcatgtgcatgcatAGGAGTGAGCGGATGAGTGCTTGCGTGCAGCTTCCTCCTTtcggtgcgcacgctgcgGTGGTCTTTTCGTGTTATATATACAGGCTTTCCAGGTGTTTTGCGTCTTTGTTGCTGGTAgctctgtttttttttttctgttttggtTTCTGTTCGTGcttgctcttcctcttcgtaagctgtgtgtgtctctaAGTAAcagttgtgtgtgtgttgtgtgtcgGAAGAGGGGTGCAGCATAGGCGTAACAAGCAAAGAAATGaaacgaacacacacacacatatatatatatatattagaTGCATGCATACGCTCGCAAACGCGCGCGCCAAAGGaagtagcagcagcacagcggtGTCAAAATAAAAACAAACACGCACTTCTACGCACCGCAAGTGCGGATTggctcttctctttctctgtgtgcggGTGATGCCGTCATGTTCACCGCGTCCCTGGTCGAGCGGAgcgatatatatatatatatattttcTCTTGTCGGAAGGCTAGGAAAGCCTCCGTTTcggccggcgctgccttTTAcagcttctccttttttcgttcctccctcttcccccctctacgcgcgcgcacacacactcagtCAGCCCAGTGAGGGAGCTAAGCTGCCGCGATACAGGACAAGGTCCCCTCTCTAGCCCCCAtcaagaaaacaaaggaagGAAAGCAAGACACTCCacgagagaggcagcagGATTATCGCCTTCCCGCTCAGACTCCAGCGCAGCACAGACGAAGGAAACCGCAAGCGCAGGTGTGTGCGGGCTTTCGCGTGccttttttttattttcgtTGACCGTCGCTCATCTTTTAGTCTCTTAAGAGCTGCCTCTCGCAGCTTCGCTGACGCTTCTACACTCACCCATTTGAGTAGTGCATACACGTGCACTGGCGTCGATGAGCGCGCCTCCGATTCCACCGGGCAAGATGCCCCCGCGACCGCCGGGGATGAAAGCGATGCCGCCCATGCCCCCCGGATTCAAGGCACCGGGCCATGTtggggcagcgccgcccatgCCGCCGggtcgtgcgccgccgcaaccaCCCGGCATGCGCAGTGgtgggccgccgccgatgccgcctgGCATGGTGAAGCACGCACCGCCGCAACCCCCCGGgggagcgccagcagctgttGGTGGCGGGTCGTACCCTCGCTATCCTATGCCACCCGGTcacagcggcggtggcgcccctctgccgccgctgggaGGCGgtccgccggcgctgccgcagcaacCCGCGCACAGTGGTGCTCCACcgtcgagcgcgccgcgctATCTGATGCCGCCGTCCGCTATCAGTGCAGAGGTTCCGACCATCTCTCCCTACGCCGCATCTGGTGCCcctgcgcctccgtcgcAGTCGTCGCACCCTCAGCAGTACCCCCCACAGGACCCATACGGCGGCGATCGGGGCGGCATGCACCCCCCGGGTCGGTACGACGACGACTatgacggcggcagccgcaaccGGCGTCAGGGCAGGGGGGAACGCGgtcaccgcggcggcggtgggcgcgAGCGTGGCGGCGACCGTCATGACCGTGGCGAGCGCCCCGAGCGGAGCagtcgccgtggcggcggccgtcaccGAGACGAGGCCCATCGCAACCCGCCGATGCGCGACCCGACGAACACCGTCTGGGTCGGCAGCTACGACCCGGCCTTCCACTCCCGCAGCATGCTGTGCCGCGCATTCTGGCCTTTCGGCCGCGTCATGGAGATCTCGATCCACGATGGCAAGTCGTACGCCTTTGTGCACCTGCGGCGCACCGAGGAGGCCAAGGCCGCCGTAGACGCTCTCATCGAGAGCCGTGAGTTGGGTGCCGCGATCTTCAACTACAGCAAGATGCACGAATacacagaggaggagatgaaCCTACCGCATGATCCCAATGTTGTGGAGGAGCCGCCTGTCACGGACCCCGCgccggcaccagcgccggGCGCCCGCCGTCAGCGCGAAtacgacggcagccgcgaccCACGTGACGAGCGTggcgcgcgcgaggcggagcacGGACGAGATGCCCCGTTGcccccgccgcgccgcgcgcggcacGAGCGGGAGGCCAAGGAGCCGTCCAACGTGTTGTGGGTCGGCAACCTAGTCCCGTACATAACGAATGAGAAGCTGACTGAGGTTTTCGAGGTGTTCGGCCCCATTTCGAGCGTCTCTCGTCTTGGCCGCTCCAACATGGCCTTCCTGCACTATGAGACGGTCGAACAGTGCACGATGGCCATTGAGACGATGAAGGGCAGGCCGATTGAGGGGGTCATGCTAAGCTTGAACTACGGCCACGACGCCCAGCACGCGAGCGATGCAGCAGGtggaagcggcgccggcgcagaggGACCGGCAGGGATGACCGGCCACAGCTACGGCAACGTcgccctcaccgccgacggcaTCCCTGTCAACGAAACGCCAACGAACATCATCTACCTCGGCCATCTCCCTGCCGATGCGGATGCCAAGGACGTGGAAGATCTGTTCGCACCTTACGACGGCTTCATCTTCAGCAAGTTTGTTGCCAGCAACGGGATCGGCTTTGGCCACTTCGACACTATCGAGTCGTCCCGGGTGGCGCGCGCAGGGCTGTCCAACGCCATGATCAAGGGGACACCGATCCGCGTGAGCTTTGGCAAGCACAACCACACATACACCATGGCTGAtcggcgccgcatcggcgaGCCAGCCCTGGACAATGGGGGTGGCGAGTTCAACTTGGATGCCATGATGCGCGGCCCCGGCGCGCAGTTGGACGGCACTACCGGCGCTCTTGTGGCTGGCGGCTACGGCGGCGGGGCGGGTGCCGGTGGGGCGTTGGTGCTACCAGcgatgggcggcggcgctgctggtggcggcaTTGGCGGTGCGGACACCAACGTGTACGCCCGCAAGCGCGAGGCGCCAGAGATGAACATGGACAACCGCCTTCAGTCACTATTGGGCAGCACGTATAACAACTGCGGTGCCAGAGGCCTCGAGATCAGCCCGAGCCAGATCCAGGCAGTGTGCCAGCTCGTCGACAACTGCGCCAGCGAGTCTGCGTGCGAGACGCTCCGGCAAGCGCTCATGCTCTACTCCCCGCTGCGTTCTGTCCACGTCTTCAACGTGGTGGCGAAGCGCATGAAGGAGTTCCCTGATGACCCACACAAGCGCCTCTTTGTGTTGTACGCCGTGACGcacgtgctgctcggcgtgTCCACCGAATATGTGCCCTTCACGGAGGCAGTGCTCAACGCCTATCTaatggtgctgctggtggcgagTGAGGGACAGACAAGCAGCGGGATGGATCGCCTGACATTCATCATAGAAAGCTTTCAGCAGCACCCGTTCATCGAGAAGAAGTCCAACGCCGGCAAGGAGTACGAGGAGCAGTTTCGGGCACAGCTGGACGAGATCACCAACCGCGCGAAGGCCGAGCAGGATCTGCGCTTGCTGGcgacacgccgccgccgccgcaactGATCAAGGTGGGGCACCGGTCCCCCTCCTAATCCCGCTTGTCCCATCCGTGGTTGGCGGCTcactccttctccgcgtccTGTCCGTGCCTTTTCTATCTCTGTGTGTAAGTGCGCATGTTGGCGTGCGCGAGCCTAAGCGGCGTTCCGGTTGTTTCCTTTGGCTGTGTGTTTCAggccccctctcccaccccgGGCATCCGCCACCGTCTCACTCTCCCCCTTTCGTTCTCTGCGTCTGTGCCGGCGTGCTTGCGTTGCTGTCGTCGACAGAGTTGgccatccctccccctcccataATGATTTGAAGACGGACGTAACCGAGAGCCACGTGACATGCTTTGTGTGGCGGTAATGCTCGTGTGGCGCACCGTGCATGtgcgttttgtgtgtgtgcgtatgtgagAGGTTCCTTTTGTGGTGTGCTGCGCTCTTTTTCCGGCCggccgccccgccctccctctcctccattTGACGGCTCCTTCGAGCTCGCTCCTCTTCTTACCCTCTtcatgtgcacacacacgcacacatgcacacacgcacgcacgaagTTAGATGAGCAACGACAGCCGGTAAAACGACATAAAAAGAAATGTTCgccaacgaaaaaaaaagagagcgcgAGACATGCGAATCGGGGTGCAGCTGTTCGAGCGAAGGACCTTTGTTGTACCCGTGAACGCAAATGAAGACATCCAGCATgtctcctccctttctccctaCTTTCCCTCTTACCGCTGTCTACTCTTGCCCGCCTTAACGCTCTGCCGCGAAACTGCCGCCCAAGTACTCACCAAATGTACCACATCACCACCTCCTtgctcttccctcctctcctctctctcggtgccATTCAACAGCATGTCGTTTCTCTTTCATTCTGCACCGCTCCCGcgcacctccccctcctttctttcGATTCGGTCTTCCCCGTCACCCTTTGCCTTTCAAGGTCTGCGATGTCGAACATGtgcacttctctctctcgtgtctctctctcccctgcttctcttcctttcctcATGCCCATCCTCCATTCCACTAGACCGTCATGTCACCACCATTGGTGCATCACGCGAGGAAGGGAGCCACACTGAGAACAGAAGAAGACAGAAGAGCCCCACGCCgtgcgtctctgtgtctTCGCCTGTGCCTGCTCTCGATTCGTCTTTGCAagctctctttctttccctgcCTCTATCTCACATTCCTGCTGCATCCATGAGCCTCGCTCAACGCGTCCTTCCTCTTTTCTATCGCCGTTGTCCCTcggccgtcgtcgtctctttctctcccccctcctcctccaatCATTCACCTGCTGCGAAGGAAACAAGCAAGCTCTCTGCGGCAGGCATGGCGCCGTGCCCCGCGGTGACACGGCAGACGTGCACAGTAGAAACTGCGCGCTGCCCAGTCTTCACGTGCACTGCAGGCTTGGCCCCTATCTTTCTCTTCACAGACCCTCAACACCaacgccctccccctcccccttacACGTTGATCGTATGCATCGTGCTTCACGGCTTGTTCGTGCGCTTGATAGGCATGAAAGAGGTGCGGAGTGCGCACATACGTTCAcgtatgcatgcatgcatagATGTACATGGATGGAGCACCGCAGGGTCATTTCTTCGGGGACGCGCCTGTCTGCTCTCATTCCCACGACTGTGATGGCACTCAACCTCacaccctctcctctgctccAGCTTTCTGCTTACTATTCGAAGTCCCAGTACGGTTAATCGTGGCACTTCGAACTCTCCTTCTCGATAGAGGTTGTTGCCATCAAGGCCGTACGAGATGCACGAGCTTCGTGGTGCGACGCATGTCGGTGCGTTGCTGCCGATACTGTGGAGCTCTCAGCATATTGTTCACCGCCTTTTCAGCCTTCTGGTGGGCGTGCTCAAGCGCACACCTACGCAAGCAttcgaagagagagaaataAAAAGGATTCGCTACCGCTTTTCTGTGCCCACGAGAGGAgtgtcccccccccacacacacacacacagccaccGGGAGCAGGCAGCTTTCACCAACCAGCTTCTCATCTCCGCAAAGGGCTGGCGAGCCATCGTGCGCTCCAGTTCTTGAAAACATAGATGAACTGAAGTCAAAGTGAAGAGCGAGAAGCGGAACACATCGGAGGTGccatacccccccccctccccttctcttcccacgcgctcgcacagaCTGCAgtgggaaaggagggagTCTGTCTTGAATGGTGCTCCGTTTGACGTTGTCCCTTCGCGTGGGTCgggcctgtgtgcgtgtatacGCGTGGCTTTGTGTAGGGTGGTGCGGTGGCTGTACACACGCTGCATCAGTACAGCGACATCATCTTGCCGAGTGGTGATGCCTGCTGGCGATGCCAGCAAGAGTCTCTTATTATTATCTGTACGACCCCTTCATGTTGTCCCtaagacggagggagggaagggctGGGGGGGCGCGC is a genomic window of Leishmania infantum JPCM5 genome chromosome 30 containing:
- a CDS encoding putative RNA-binding protein: MRDPTNTVWVGSYDPAFHSRSMLCRAFWPFGRVMEISIHDGKSYAFVHLRRTEEAKAAVDALIESRELGAAIFNYSKMHEYTEEEMNLPHDPNVVEEPPVTDPAPAPAPGARRQREYDGSRDPRDERGAREAEHGRDAPLPPPRRARHEREAKEPSNVLWVGNLVPYITNEKLTEVFEVFGPISSVSRLGRSNMAFLHYETVEQCTMAIETMKGRPIEGVMLSLNYGHDAQHASDAAGGSGAGAEGPAGMTGHSYGNVALTADGIPVNETPTNIIYLGHLPADADAKDVEDLFAPYDGFIFSKFVASNGIGFGHFDTIESSRVARAGLSNAMIKGTPIRVSFGKHNHTYTMADRRRIGEPALDNGGGEFNLDAMMRGPGAQLDGTTGALVAGGYGGGAGAGGALVLPAMGGGAAGGGIGGADTNVYARKREAPEMNMDNRLQSLLGSTYNNCGARGLEISPSQIQAVCQLVDNCASESACETLRQALMLYSPLRSVHVFNVVAKRMKEFPDDPHKRLFVLYAVTHVLLGVSTEYVPFTEAVLNAYLMVLLVASEGQTSSGMDRLTFIIESFQQHPFIEKKSNAGKEYEEQFRAQLDEITNRAKAEQDLRLLATRRRRRN
- a CDS encoding putative DREV methyltransferase: MQGLSKDLQLYISGHRGRPALIYEPRTSLVEPSLLQLFEACNCDAETTAFLIRSRNMSVWKLMLADFLSVFLSRTTAQGMVGRGMMFVYSTEQIRRLLRPLQAPLVSPLPPDFQFDSLLDIGAGDGGVTANIAPLFKKVYVTEFSASMRWRLRRRGYEVLPHDDPFHMNTAVRLLDRRYFDVIACNNVLDRADMPETLLREMRDSLKPNGLLVLAVVLPWCPFVEDGPRQKRPSEILPMQGGECCRGASFEQSMSKLVENVLVPMGFEVVRWTRLPYLCEGNLRIEYAVLNDAVFILRKRGDVESRA